The Meiothermus sp. genome segment GGCTACAGGCCCAGGCCGAGCCCAAAGCGTTGGAGCTCATTGCTCAGGCCGCCATGGGCGACGCAAGGCGAGCCTTGTCGGCGCTGGAACTCGCCGCCAGCCTGGGCGAGGGCCAGATCAGCGAAGCCGCCGCCCGGGAAGCCCTGGGCAGCGGCACGCTCAACTTCGACAAAGGGGGCGAGCACTTCTACGACCTGATCTCGGCGCTGCACAAGAGCGTGCGCGGCAACCACGTCGACGCCGCGCTGTACTACCTGGCCCGCATGATTGAGGGCGGGGCCGACCCGTTGTACCTGGCCCGCCGCTTAGCCCGCATGGCCGTGGAGGATGTGGGCCTGGCCGACCCCAATGCGCTGCGCCTGGCCATGGCCGCCAAGGATGCCTACGACTTTCTGGGCAGCCCCGAAGGCGAGCTGGCCCTGGCCGAACTGGTCATCTACCTGGCCCTGGCGCCCAAATCCAACAGCAGCTATGTGGCCTGGAAAAACGCCCAGAATGCGGCCCGCGCACACCCCGACGCAGCCATCCCCCTCCCCCTCCGCAACGCACCCACCGCCTTGATGCAGCGGCTCGGCTACGGCCGGGGTTATGCCTACTACCACGACGACCCCGAGGGCAGCTTTGCCCAGCAGTACCTGCCGGATGGTCTGGAAAGCCTGACCCTTTATCAGGCCACCGGGGAAGGCTGGGAGGAACGGGTGCGCGAACGATTAAAGGCCCTGCGGGCACGTTTTGCCAGCAAAACGAAGCGGACGTAATATGCAACCCCCAGTGGAAATGTGCGTTCTGGAGCTTGTGCTGCGCATGGTGTAATCGGTACGAACTTATTTCTGGCGGGCCGTGAAGGATTCGAACCTCCGACTTTTCGTTTTGGAGACGAACGCTCTACCGGACTGAGCTAACGGCCCAAACTGTTCCAGCCTCTCGCTGGCGCATCGGATTTTAGCACAGGGACGAAGAACCGGCAACCGGGCGGCGAGCTATACAGCGAGCTGGGGTAGAATCGGCCCAATGGCAGACCCCAAACCCCTCGTTGCCCTGGGCGACCTCACCTGGGATGTACTGGCCAAACCCAATACCCTGCTCCTGCCTGGCGGTGACACCACCGGAAGGGTCTTGCTCATGGGGGGTGGGAGCGCGGCCAATGTGGCGGTCTGGGCGGCGCGGGTGGGCTTCCCGGCAAGCTTCATTGGGGAAGTAGGGCGCGACCGCTTCGGTGAGTTTGCCGTACAGGAGCTGGCGGCTGAAGGTGTGGAGCCACACATCATCTGGAACAGCAGCAACCCCACCGGGGTGATACTGGTCTTGATTGATGCGGCGGGGCAACGCTCCATGCTCACCTCGCAGGGGGCCGACTTCGATCTGCGCCCCGAGGAAGTACCGGTAGAGGTCATCCAGCAGGCAGGGCACCTGCACGTGACAGCCTGGTCGCTCTTTACCGACCCTCCGCGCCAGGCAGCACTCAAAGCTGTGCATGTGGCACGCGACGCCGGTCTCACCATCTCCTTCGACCCGGCCTCCTTTCAGATGATTCGGGAGATTGGGCGCGAGGAGTTCCGCCGCATGACCCGCGACCTTTCGCTGGATTTTGTATTTCCCAACCTGGACGAAGGCCAGGCCCTGACCGGCGCCAAAGAGCCCAGGGATGTCCTCGAGGTGCTGCAAAAGCTCTACCCAGAAGCCATGATTTTGCTCAAGCTGGCCGCCGATGGGGCCCTGATTCTGGACCGGGGAAATCTAATCGAACTCCAGGCCACCCGCGACCGGCCCGTAGATGCCACCGGCGCGGGCGATTCGTTTGGGGGTGCTTTTCTGGGGCACTACCTGCGCTCCAGGGATGCCCTGGCAGCAGGCCAGTTGGCCGTTCAGGTAGCAGGCTGGGTCATCGGGCGGTTCGGGGCCCGCCCCCCCATGGATACCGAGATTCGGCAGCGCCTGGAGCACTTTGGCTATGCGCAGCTAAAGTAAACCGGGATGAGGCAGGCCCTTGCTGGCAAGCTAGGGCAGGGTCGGTGCGTAAACCCCGCAAACCTTAGCTAAGTGCGCTTTAGACAGCCGGTGTTGCAAAAAATTGCTTGCAAGCAGGCAACCTGGCCGGGTATTAGGCCCCCACCTGACCTCCCCCGTTGGGGGAGGAAGGAGAGGTTTTACTATAAGCACCGGCCCTGCAAGCTAGGGCATCCGCGTGCTACGAACTACAAATTTCCAGTGAATGGGATACTCTACATCGGGGTCGGGGTAGGTTGCCGCCACCCACTGGCTGAGTTCGGCCACCGAAGGCCTGAAAACCTCCTCTGGGACTTCCCAGGTAAAGGAGTAGATGCGCTCTAAAAGCATTTCCAGGCTGGTACGAGGGCTGCGCATCTCCACCCAGTCGGCCACTGTTTTGGCTTTGGGCTCGAGGCCAAGCCGGATCAATGCTTTTTCCACCTCGGCCAGGCGGGCCTGGTGACGACCCCGCACCAGGGTATAACCCAGACCGGCCAGGATTTCTTTCCACTTTTGCTGGATGCGCCAGTCTTCGCTTTCGTCGTCGGATTGATCCCAGCCCTCAAACAAAAAACCACCCGGACGCAGCACCCGCAAGCTCTCCTGCAGGGCTTGCTGCCAGTTGTCGAGCAGGTGCCAGAAGTGCACCGCCACAACCGCATGAAGACTATCTCGCTCAAAAGGTAGCTCGCGGGCGTCGGCTTCGATTAAGCGGGCCTTGCGGGCCACGCCGGCCACTTTTTGCCGCAGGACCTCGAGCATGGCTGGGTTGTCATCCAGGGCGATGTAGCGATACCCCCGGGCAATGATGGGCACCGCAATACGACCTGTGCCGGCCCCAATTTCCAAAAACAAGGGGTCTCGGAATAACTTCTCTACGGGAGCCGTGAGCGCCGTAGCGATGCGCCCGGAGACCTCGGGCGGATGATACCGCGTCCGGTCGTAGGTAAAGGCTACCCGACTAAAATGAGAAGTCATGCTCGGTTTTATGATAGCAACGGCAGGTCAAATTGCAAATAATACCGCGAAGTTGTCGATCAAAGTGTGAAGTCGGGGCTTAGCTTTTCCAGGAAAGCTTTATCGCAAGCCAAAAATACTTTATTAATGTGCAGCACAGCAAAAGTTGGCTTTGGAGATTGCTGCAGGCAAAGCCGTAACGCGCTGGATTGGGTATCGAAGCCTAAAATACCAAAGTATCTGAGGCAAAAAGGCACAAAGCAAGCCTTCAAAATTTCTCTACTTCCTCCATTCACAAAGCCCTTCCTGCGATCTGTATAATCGCTTGTGGTGTCGCTACTGGACGATAAGTTCACCATTCTGAGCGAAGAGCTCCCGCAGGGCTTTTTGCGCCCCTATCAGGTGCAGACCCCGGAGGGGCTCAGGGGACAGTTGTATTGGTTTGAAGTGCATACCCCCGAGGCCCGCACAGCCTTCCACCGCTACAAGAACGCCATTCGGAGGCTCGAGGCCCAGGGCTATTTGCCTAAAGGGGTGTTGGTTTCGGCCAATCCGGGGCGCTACTATGTGTTCTGGCCCGAGCAGCCCCGCGCAACCCCCAAGGCCCGGCGGCTCAAGCCCCTTTTGGAAGTCCTCGAGCCTTTTGGCTACCAGGAAGCCGACCTCGAGGCCACCGAGGAAAGCGGGCGGCCCCTGGTCGGGAAGCTACGCCCCCAGGTTGCCCCGACCCCCAGGGGTTCGAGTCGCCCCGACCTGAACCCTGCGCTTCCAGCTCTCCCTGCCGAACCCCTCCCCACCCCACCCCCTGCGCCCCACGAACCCCCCACCAAGGCCGAGATGCCCCCCAAACCCAGCCCCACCCCCCATACCCCCAAAGAAGCCAGGCCCCGACGGTCGCAGCGCACCTATCGCTGGAACTGGCCCGGCTGGCTGCCAGGTCTCTTGATGCTGGCCCTGGGCGGCGTAGCGCTCTGGCAAGCGGCCAACAGCTACCTGAACCCACCCGCGTACGTGTTGCCCGATCTGGTAGGCAAAACCCCCCGACAGGCCCTCGAGGCCGTGCGCACCTATGGCCTCAAGGTGGAGTTTGCCGAGGGGAGCGATGTCTCGCTGCCCAAAGACCAGATTCTTGAACAGACCCCCGACCCCGGCACCCGCGTGAAGCCCGGGCGCAGGCTCGAGTTGGTCATCAACAAACCCCGCTTTGGCAACGTCCCCACCGTGAGTGGACGCTCCCTGGAGGATGCCCGCCAGGCCCTCGAGGCCTCCGGCTACCGGGTGGCGGGCATCACCCGCATCGCCTCCGGCGACACCGCCGACACCGTTCTCTCCAGCATTCCCCGCGAGGGCCAGCCCCTTCGCCCCGGCCAGGGGGTGCGCTTGCTGGTCTCCACCGGAACCCGCCCTTCGGTGCGCGAGACCCTGCTGCCCGACCTGAGTGGTCTGACCGAGGAGGAGGCCCGCTACATCCTGACGGTGGCCGAACTCCAGGCCCAGGTGGTGCGGGTGGCCTCCGGGGCACCCGAGGGGCTGGTAATTGGCCAGGAGCCCGGCCCCGGCGTGGTGCTACCCCGCGAGACCGTGGTACGGGTGTTGGTGGCCGCCCAACCTGTGGCTACCCTGCCCAAAGCCTCCCCCTTTGCGCCACCCCGCCTGGCCGCCCCCCCCGCCCCCCGAACCCACCCCCACCCCTGAGCCCATCCCCTCCCCTGAGCCCACCCCCGAGCCCACCAACCCCGACGTAAACCAACCCACCCCACCCCCCGTACCCGCCGGGCCGCAAGAACGCCGGGTCAATGTGAGCTACACCTTGCCGGAAAACATCCCCAGTGCGGTGGTGGTGATTACGGTGCAGGACGAGGTGCTGGTCAATACGGTGTTTGAAGGGCCGGTGCAGCAGCCCTGGAGCTTTAGCCAGGAGATCGTGGTGCGGGGAACGGCGGTGCTGCGGGTGGTGGTCAACGGAGAGCAGGTGCTGGAAAGCCCGCTATGAAAGGGGCCTGGGCCGAAGCGCTGGCCCGCAAGCATCTGCTGGCCAGGGGGTATGTCCTGCTGGGGCAAAATAAGCGCACCCCCTTTGGTGAAATTGACCTCTGGATGCAGGATGGCCCCACCTATGTGGCCATCGAGGTCAAGCAGCGCCGCAACAGTGCCTTTGGGACGCCCCTCGAGGCCCTCACCCCCTCCAAGTACGAGCGCATCTACAAATCTGTACTTTACCTACTGGGCCGCGACGATGTGCCGGTACGGCTGGAAGCAGTCTTGGTCTACGGAACACCCCGGCAGTTTCGCCTCGAGCACCTGTCTTTAGAACCTTGAGCCGCAGTTGAAAGCTGCTTCCATATTGCCCCTGTGCGCATCGGCTATCCTGAAATGGATGTACAAGAACCTTCAGGCATTCATCCAAGACCTAGATCGCCAGGGCGAACTCCTACGCATCCAGGAGCCAGTTTCCTGCGAACTGGAAATCACCGAAATCGCCGACCGCATGGTCAAATCCGGCGGGCCGGCTTTGCTCTTCGAAAACGTACAAGGCCGCGATTTTCCGGTCTTTATCGGGGGTTTTGGTACGGCGGAGCGCACCGCGCGGGCCATGGGGGTAAAGCGCCTGGACGACCTGGCCGAGCGGGTCGCCCGCTTGATGAACCTGAACCCCGGCAAGGGCGGCCTCAAGGCGGCTTTTGCCCTGCTGCCCAAGCTGCGTGAGCTGAAGGGCTTTTTCCCCAAAAAAGTGCGCGGCGGCCCGGTGCAGGAGGTAGTCTGGCAGGGCGAACAGGTAGACCTGTCCAGAATTCCCATCCTCAAGTGCTGGCCCCTGGACGGCGGCCCCTACATCACCTTGCCGCTGGTGATTAGCAAAGACCCCGAAACGGGCGAGTTGAACCTGGGCATGTACCGCATGCAGGTGCTGGACAAACAAAGCACCGCCATGCACTGGCAACTGCATAAGGTGGGGCGGCGGCACTACGACAAGGCCAAAAAGCTGGGGAAGCGGCTCGAGGTCGCCGTTGCCCTGGGGGGCGACCCCATCCTGACCTACGCCGCCACTGCCCCGGTGCCGCCCATTCCGGGCGTGAACGAGTTCAACCTGGCCGGGTTTTTGCGTGGGCAGCCGGTGGAGCTCACCCGTGGCATCACGGTAGACCTGCCCGTGCCCGCCGAGGCCGAGTTTGTGCTCGAGGGCTACATAGACCCCGCTGAAGACCTGGTCGTCGAGGGGCCTTTTGGCGACCACACCGGCTTTTACACCCTGGAAGACTTCTACCCCCGCTTTCACCTGACCGCCATCACCCACCGCAAGAAAGCCATCTACCCCGCAACCATCGTGGGCCGCCCCCCCATGGAAGATGCCTATCTGATCGAGGCTTCCGAGCGGCTCTTCCTGCCCGCCGCCCAGCTCATCCTGCCGGAAATTGCCGACTACCACATGCCCCCCGCCGGGGTGGCCCACAACTGGGTCAACGTGAGCATCGAAAAACGCTACCCCGGCCAGGGCTACAAGGTGGCCAACGGCCTCTTTGGGCTGGGCCAGATGATGTTTGCCAAGGTGATGGTGGTGCTGGACGCAGGCGCCCCGCTCAAAGGCCCCGAGGCCCTGCAGCACGCCCTGCAGCACGCCGTGCCGGGCCGCGATACCCTGGTCTCGAGGGGCCCCATCGATGTGCTCGACCACTCTTCGCGGGCTATGGGCTATGGGGGCAAGCTGATTATCGACGGCACGGCCAAGCTGGAAGAAGAAGGCGGCCCCCTCCCCTTCACTCCCAGGGCCCACCCCAGCCTGCCGGGCATTCCGGGGGTGCGCCAGAAGCAACTGCCCGGTATCTGGATGGCTACGCTGGAGAAAACCCGTCCCTACCAGGCCCGGGAAATCGCCGAGCATCTGCTGGTTGCCCCTCAGAGCGCGGGCATCCGCCTGGTGCTCATCACCGATAGCGACACCCAGCTGGACTTCGACGAGGTGATGTGGGCGGTTCTCAACAACATTGACCCCGAGCGCGACGCCTGGGTGATGTCCGGGGTGGAGGGGCCGGTGCTGGTGCTGGATGGCACCCGCAAGCTGGCCGAGGAGGGCTTTACCCGCCGCTGGCCGCCCAAAATCGCGATGTCACCCGAAATTGTGCGGCGCGTGGATGAGCGCTGGAAGGCGCTGGGGCTACCGGCCCTGCCACCCAAAGACACCGGCGTAGTTACCAGGTTCTGATGCCAGTCTCTGGTAGATGCAACTTTGCTCAGGGCAAAAAAAATAAAGCGTTGCCAGCATGTCAAATAACCCGGATTCCCGCCAGCGAGAGGCTAACCTCGTTGTATGAGAGTACTTCTCCTTTCCTGGTTGCTTCTGCTGGGGGCCCCCGCCCTGGCCCAAACCTTGGTCGAGGTCACCACCGTTGCTGCCACTGCCTCCACCCTCGATGCCAATGTGCGGTTTCCTTCCGGTTCCTTCCGGGCCGGGCGCGGCAGCGAGGCCATTGTGGCCCGGATTCCCGATGCCGGGCGCTTCAACCTGGAGGTCTATGCGGCCCGGGGCCTGGCGGCTCGCCTGCAGGCCGGTTTTGTGCAGCAGATTCTGACCGGCTTCGCGGTGGCGGGTTATTTTATGGAGAACCAGCAGGAAACCCAGGTCGCGGGCGAAATTCGCACCCGCTACGACCTTAAGGACAGCGCAGGCATGGCAGCCATTCTGTTTGTGGTGCGAAAAGGCGACGAGCTGGCGTATGCCTTTGGCAAAGCTCGCTAAAGCTCAGGGCCGAAGCGGACAACAAGGGGGTTGGAGGGTGGGATAAACTGTAGGGAGCATGAGTGCGCCCTTGCGCTGGTCGGCACTCGAGGCCCGGCTGCCCCTGCACGAGCTGCCGGCTTTTCACCGGGCTTTCTTGCGCCAACACCGCCCGGAACTGAACCCCGATACCCTGCCGCTGCGGCGGGTGCAGCAGTACGTGAGCCAGACGCTGCATGCGCTGGCGAAGGAAGGGAAAGCCCGGCGGGTAGGCGACGACTTCGAACTCGAGGCCGAGCTTATCCCTCCTCCCTACCGAGAGTAGGGCCCACACCTGGACTGATCGAGCAAGCGCCTCGCACTTCACAATCGGTCATTTCCGGCTAATATATTGGCGTTATGCGCGTTATCGTAATCGGGGCCAGGGCTAGCCTGTTGGCCCAAGCCCAGACCCGCTGGGTGATGGAACGCCTGAAGGAAAACTGGCCCGAGACCGAGTTCAAAATACGCACCGTGCAGTCCAAAAACGCCTCCGAGAGCAGCGCAGCGGAGGCTCTGCGGCAGGCTTTGGGGAAGAGGGAAGTAGACATTGCGGTGTACTCGCTCAAACATCTGCCCACCCAGGAAGTGCCCGGAATTCATCTGGTAGCGGTAACCAAGCGGGTAGAGCCCCGCGAGGCCTTGGTAGGACGCAGCGCCAAGCGGCTGGAGGAACTGCCCAAAGGAGCGGTGGTGGGGGTTAATAGCCTGCGGCGTAAAGCCCAGCTGCTGGCCTTTCGCTCCGACCTGAGTATCCGCGACCTCGAGGGCGACGTGGACGACCGCCTGAGCGCACTGGGAACCGGCGAGTACGACGCCGTAATTATCGGCGCAGCCAGCCTGCTGCGACTGGATTTGCGTAACCGCATTGACCAGCTCATAGACCCCGAGATTCTGCTGCCTGCGCCCGGGCAGGGGGCTTTGGGCCTCGAGGTGCGCTTGGGCGACGACTGGGCCGAGGAGCTGGCCTACAGCCTGAACCACCGGGCCTCCTATGCACGGGTCAGCGCTGAGCGAGCCTTCCTGCGGGCCCTGGGCGCGGGCGACGAGTGCGCCGCGGGGGCGCTGGCAACCCTGGAAGCCGACGATACCCTGGTCTTGCAGGGGGTGGTGGCTTCGCCCGATGGCCGCGAACTCATCCGGGCCGAAATCGAGGGCGATGCCGAGGAGGCTGCCGAGTTGGGCCGCGACCTGGCCCAGGACTTGCTGGCCGAGGGCGGGCGGGAGCTGTTGGGTGCGGTACAGGCCCGCTGAACCCGGTGTGATTTGCCCACCACCCTACTTTCTGGTAGCGGTTTTGCGATAAACTTGAGATAATCAGTCGGGATTATTTATTCCGGCTTACTACCCTTTAGGGCGACCATGAGCATGAAACGTCTGACCAAGCAGCGCAGGGCCGTACTCGAGGTGGTTCGCAGTGCCAAGGGCCACCACCCCGATGCTGCTTGGGTATATGCAGAAGTCCGTAAGCTGGTGCCTAGCATTAGCCTGGGCACGGTGTACCGCACCCTGGATACGCTTATCGAAGAAGGTTACCTCGTGCCCCTATCCCGCCCGGGGGAGGCCCTGCGCTACGAGGCCAACCCGGACGGCCACCTGCACATGGTCTGCCGCAAGTGCAACCGGTTCTTTGACATCGTGCAGCCCCTGCCCGACCTGCTGAGCGAGGTCAAGGCCCGGTATCCAGGCTACGAGATTGAGGACGTGCAGGTCGAGTACCACGGCATCTGCCCCGAGTGCCGGGCCCAGGGGTAGTTCTACTGCAAAATCAAGCGCACGAGCTCCAAAGGTTTTTCCTGTTGTGGCAGGTGCCCGCAACCCGGAATGACGTGCAGTTCGGCGCCGGGAATCCAGCTTGCCAGGGTTCGGCCCGCCTCAACAGGTATTACAAAGTCCCGCTCACCCCACACAATCAGGGTGGGGGTGGTGAGCTGGCCCAGCTTGGCCGGGCGGGGGTGGCCCAGCAGCCCCTCCACAGCCATCCAGCGAAAAGTCGAGAAATAGGCCCGCCGCTGATCATCGCTCCAGACCCGATCCCACACCCGTTCCCGCAAAAACTGGCGGTCTTCGGGGGGCAGGGCATCCAGATCGCCGTAATAGGGCCGCAGGCTTTCATAGGCAGCATCCTGTGAAGCCCGGAAGCTGTTGTAGATTTTTTCACCCTGGCCCGGAATCAAAAACATCACCTGAACCTTACCCAGTTTGCTTCGCACCGGGGGGCCATCCACCAGCACCAGCCGGGCCGCCAGGTCGGGGCGGCGCATAGCCACCCGCAGGGCCACAGCAGCCCCCATCGAGTTCCCCACCAGCACCGCTTGGGGAATTTTCAGGTGCTCCAGAAGCGTCGCCACCGTATCGGCAAAAAAGTTGAGCGTATAGGCTCGTTTGGGGTGGTCGGAACGGCCAAAGCCCGGCAGGTCGAGGGCCACCACCCGACCCTGCCCCGCAAGAAGCGGAAAAACCTTTTGCCAGCTATCGGCTTCGTCGCCCAGGCCGTGAATGAGCAGGAAGGTGGGCCCCTGAGACGACGCAACCCCCGAATCGTAGAGGTGCAAGCCGACCCCATGGGCCGCCACTTTGCGCTGGTAGGGTTTCAGATGGTCGGGAACGGCAAATTTGGGTTTCATAAACTCCTGATGGTGGGTTTGTGGGCCCTTTGGTTTCCCTGCAACCGTCACAGGTCGCAGGCCAAAAAGTTGTCGAGGGTCGAGGGTTTCATGGTTCGTAAGCCATCCACACGCTCAAGTTTTGATTCCCCTGCTCAAATGGCTTCTACCAGGCGCTTATAGGCTTCGGGCATGGGGGGCCTGGTGCCTCCATCGGCCCAGCTAAAGCGCAGGTCTATCAGGTGGCCGGGGCCCACACCTATCCCGTTGGGAAACAGAGGGGTGTAATCCAGCGTGCCCCGGACTTCCTCGCCGCCAAAGGTTTGCGCGAGGCGCTCGACCTCGAGCGGATACCCAAAATGGTAGGCGCAGGTATGAGCCAGCGCCTGCCACAAAAAGCGCGGCTTGTGGGGGGGTTCGGCCAGTTCCCCCTTGCGGCGCAAGAGCACCGAAGCCCGGCCCGGACGCAGCCGTAGGGTGGCTTCCAACACATCGCCCAGCACCCCAAAGCTCCCCACAAAGGGCCGCACCAGGTCGTAGCCTTGCACGTTCTTCACCGTGAGACCTCCGGCCTGGATGGTATGGCCCCTGGGCGACCTGAACTTGAGCCCCAGCACCTCGCTCCCCACAAAAAAAGTCTGGGCGAAGCCGCCTCGTTTGAGCAGGCCATCCAACCCCCCCGGTAGCTCCACCGGGGGGAACGGCGGGAAAAGCCCCTCGGGCAGGGCCTCCCAGACTTCCAAAAGCCGGGTGTCGCCCGTGGCGACGAGGTACTGGTCGGCAGCAGAGACCTTCAGAACCGGCATGTCTTTATGCTATTCGCCCCGGCCTAGCGGAACAACCCACAGCGCAGGGGGTAAGGGTCGGGAATCAGGCCAGGCTGGTCGGCAAAGCCCATCGCATAACCACTTTTGGTCTCGGGCCAGCCCTGCAAATAAGGCTCACCGGTGCGGGCAAAGTGCAGCCACTGGGTCTGGAGCGCCCGGGCCAGGGGCCGGGAACTGTCCAGCGCCTCTGCGGTCAGGAACAAGGCCAGCGAGGGCCAGCTGGTCTCGGTGCCAAAGAGCAAGGGCAGCTCGATGCCATGAAAACTCCCCAAGAAATCCAGCACCGGCGACGTCCAGGTCACCAAATAGCTATAGACGGGGGCGTGGCGGGCCTGGGCGGCCCCGGCGGCCAGCGTGGGGCAAAGCAGGATGCGGTCGGTCTGGAAGTAGGCCCAGGCCTCGGCAGGAGAAGCGTAGCGGTTCTGGTAGAGCTGCCGCGCTGGTATGCCCTGTCCTGGCAGCTTGGCCTCGACCCGCTCGGCAAACCCGGCCCAGTCGGAGGGGCCTGCCAGGCGCTCCCCCCAGGTCTCCTGCGCGGTGGCCCCCACAATGAGGGGTATGCCCTCGGCCACGCCCTCGCGTAACGCCTGGAGGGGTATCTTGTTCAGCCAAACCCCGTCCAGATGGGGCTTCCAGGGCACCTCGGCGAACTCCCCGGCCTCGACCCGCTGCAACAGCGTCCCAATGCTGCGGTCTTCGGGGGGAAAGAGGCGCTCGAGCGGAATCCGGCGCAGACAGGCCAGGTCGTTCGCACTGCACCCCCCCTGGGCGGCCCACCGAGCGCCCCAAGCAAAGCCCTGCTCGAGGGTTCGCACATACGCACACCCACCCGACTGAATAATGGCCTTGTGAAAAAGCCCCCTGGCGCTGGGGGTTGCCATCAGCGTGCAAACCGCCATCCCCCCCGCCGACTGCCCAAAGAGGGTCACGTTGTGGGGGTTACCCCCAAAAGCGGCGATATTCCGCTGAACCCAGCGCAGGGCCTCGAGCATATCCAAAAGCCCATAGTTACCGGTGGAGCCGCGGGGGTCTTCAGCTTGCAGCGCAGGCAAGGCCAGCCAGCCCAGCGAGCCCAGCCGGTAGTTGAAACCCACCACCACCGCCCCCTGTGCGGCCAGAGCGGTGCCGTCGTAGAGCGGTTCTGCCCAGCTTCCGCCGGTGTAGCTCCCCCCATGCACCCAGACCATCACCGGATAGCCCTCCGGTGGGGGCGGCGCCAGGGGCGTCCAGACCCCCAGGTTCAGGCAGTCTTCGCTTTGTGGAGGGATATAGCCGCCCAGCCGGGTGGTAAAAACCCCACGCTGCGGACAGGCCGGGCCCGGCGCATTAGCATTGAAGACCCCCTCCAGGCGCAGTACCGGCTCCGGGGCCTTCCAGCGCTCGGCCTGCGCGTAAGGAATACCGAGGAAATAGGCCACCTGGGCTTTGGGGTTGAGGCCCCCCTGCAAACGCCCCTGCGGCGTGAGCACCCACACCGGGTGCCCATACGCCACGCCCAGCACAACCACTAGTGCCCAGATGCCGCGCATGGGGGTATTGTGCCGCAAGGTTAGATTTTGAGCTATAAGCGAAAGCTCAAAAAGGCCAGGGTGTGGCTCGTAGCTCTTTGGATATTGGCTATCGATGATGGGCTGTTAACCATCGCCCAGGACTTACCACAGGTAAAGCAGCGCAATTTTGAAAGGATAGCGGTCGGAGATGCCCACCTCGAGGGCCACCGGGTCGAGGTAGAGCCGCCCCCCCAGGCCATAGGCCAGGTTGAAGCCCCCCTCGAGGCCCAGCCCCACATAGCCCGAGATGGCCCCACCGGGAATCTCGAGGCTGGCCACCGGCCCCAGATGGAAGCCAAACAGGCTGCCCGCGGTGTTGAAGCTCAGGTCAACGCCCAGGCCCGCCGAGAGCGAGAGATCGGCCACCGTCAGGGCCGGTAGCAGGTTGGCCTTGAACAGGGCCCAGACCTCCACATTGTCGAAGCTGGTGGGTACGATGACCTCCACATCCAGCCCGGTGTCGATGCCCAGCGGGCTGAAGGGCAGGCCCAGGCTCCCCTGCACCATCAGTCCGCGCCCCACCCCAAACCCCACCCCCACGGTGTTTTCAGGGTAGGCCGGGGCCTGGGCAAGGGCGAAACCAACCACCAAGGTCAGCAAGGCGAAGAGTCGCTTCATGGTTCCTCCAAAATCTGCCTCATCATAACAGGCCCTCGTCAGAGAACCAGTGCCCAGCGCTACGGGGTGTGGTGGCCCGTTCTGTTTCGGCTTTCCGCCTGCTCAGCGCGTACAGGGCCTGGCCGCATGGTGCTGTCAGGTACGGCTCGAGGTTGCTTTGCGCGCCTACAAAGCTCAGGGTCAGGTTCTCGCCCAGAATGCAGTTGTGGTTGACGGGGCAAAATCTGCATGTTGGCGAGACT includes the following:
- a CDS encoding replication-associated recombination protein A; this encodes MAPLAERVRPKTLSEVVGQEHLTGPGKPLRRMLETRRLSSFILWGPPGSGKTTLARLMAQGVGQAMVALSAVNAGVKDIKEVVVQAQQKGSLVLFLDEIHRFNKSQQDALLPHLESGLLTLIGATTENPSFEVNPALRSRARVYVLNPLDEEATLRLLERALAHPQGLQAQAEPKALELIAQAAMGDARRALSALELAASLGEGQISEAAAREALGSGTLNFDKGGEHFYDLISALHKSVRGNHVDAALYYLARMIEGGADPLYLARRLARMAVEDVGLADPNALRLAMAAKDAYDFLGSPEGELALAELVIYLALAPKSNSSYVAWKNAQNAARAHPDAAIPLPLRNAPTALMQRLGYGRGYAYYHDDPEGSFAQQYLPDGLESLTLYQATGEGWEERVRERLKALRARFASKTKRT
- a CDS encoding carbohydrate kinase family protein; translated protein: MADPKPLVALGDLTWDVLAKPNTLLLPGGDTTGRVLLMGGGSAANVAVWAARVGFPASFIGEVGRDRFGEFAVQELAAEGVEPHIIWNSSNPTGVILVLIDAAGQRSMLTSQGADFDLRPEEVPVEVIQQAGHLHVTAWSLFTDPPRQAALKAVHVARDAGLTISFDPASFQMIREIGREEFRRMTRDLSLDFVFPNLDEGQALTGAKEPRDVLEVLQKLYPEAMILLKLAADGALILDRGNLIELQATRDRPVDATGAGDSFGGAFLGHYLRSRDALAAGQLAVQVAGWVIGRFGARPPMDTEIRQRLEHFGYAQLK
- a CDS encoding class I SAM-dependent methyltransferase, producing MTSHFSRVAFTYDRTRYHPPEVSGRIATALTAPVEKLFRDPLFLEIGAGTGRIAVPIIARGYRYIALDDNPAMLEVLRQKVAGVARKARLIEADARELPFERDSLHAVVAVHFWHLLDNWQQALQESLRVLRPGGFLFEGWDQSDDESEDWRIQQKWKEILAGLGYTLVRGRHQARLAEVEKALIRLGLEPKAKTVADWVEMRSPRTSLEMLLERIYSFTWEVPEEVFRPSVAELSQWVAATYPDPDVEYPIHWKFVVRSTRMP
- a CDS encoding PASTA domain-containing protein translates to MSLLDDKFTILSEELPQGFLRPYQVQTPEGLRGQLYWFEVHTPEARTAFHRYKNAIRRLEAQGYLPKGVLVSANPGRYYVFWPEQPRATPKARRLKPLLEVLEPFGYQEADLEATEESGRPLVGKLRPQVAPTPRGSSRPDLNPALPALPAEPLPTPPPAPHEPPTKAEMPPKPSPTPHTPKEARPRRSQRTYRWNWPGWLPGLLMLALGGVALWQAANSYLNPPAYVLPDLVGKTPRQALEAVRTYGLKVEFAEGSDVSLPKDQILEQTPDPGTRVKPGRRLELVINKPRFGNVPTVSGRSLEDARQALEASGYRVAGITRIASGDTADTVLSSIPREGQPLRPGQGVRLLVSTGTRPSVRETLLPDLSGLTEEEARYILTVAELQAQVVRVASGAPEGLVIGQEPGPGVVLPRETVVRVLVAAQPVATLPKASPFAPPRLAAPPAPRTHPHP
- a CDS encoding YraN family protein translates to MKGAWAEALARKHLLARGYVLLGQNKRTPFGEIDLWMQDGPTYVAIEVKQRRNSAFGTPLEALTPSKYERIYKSVLYLLGRDDVPVRLEAVLVYGTPRQFRLEHLSLEP
- a CDS encoding menaquinone biosynthesis decarboxylase, with the translated sequence MYKNLQAFIQDLDRQGELLRIQEPVSCELEITEIADRMVKSGGPALLFENVQGRDFPVFIGGFGTAERTARAMGVKRLDDLAERVARLMNLNPGKGGLKAAFALLPKLRELKGFFPKKVRGGPVQEVVWQGEQVDLSRIPILKCWPLDGGPYITLPLVISKDPETGELNLGMYRMQVLDKQSTAMHWQLHKVGRRHYDKAKKLGKRLEVAVALGGDPILTYAATAPVPPIPGVNEFNLAGFLRGQPVELTRGITVDLPVPAEAEFVLEGYIDPAEDLVVEGPFGDHTGFYTLEDFYPRFHLTAITHRKKAIYPATIVGRPPMEDAYLIEASERLFLPAAQLILPEIADYHMPPAGVAHNWVNVSIEKRYPGQGYKVANGLFGLGQMMFAKVMVVLDAGAPLKGPEALQHALQHAVPGRDTLVSRGPIDVLDHSSRAMGYGGKLIIDGTAKLEEEGGPLPFTPRAHPSLPGIPGVRQKQLPGIWMATLEKTRPYQAREIAEHLLVAPQSAGIRLVLITDSDTQLDFDEVMWAVLNNIDPERDAWVMSGVEGPVLVLDGTRKLAEEGFTRRWPPKIAMSPEIVRRVDERWKALGLPALPPKDTGVVTRF